The Methanobacteriaceae archaeon genome has a window encoding:
- a CDS encoding phosphoserine phosphatase, whose product MKFGKGIVKKYSREYNRTLKNGEKKKYKTEQIQITVPKNEDIYTNKEEVLIIPSSEIEDFKSREEENDFLKAANYLYVMEVEKLNEEIDMNKNSTLKYESEIEELKSEIASLKTIEEENVEQIKQENEEIKDKHTKLIIENENLKTKFTNMKTEHENLKSKHSRIKEENEHLKSKCSTLKDEHTSIKDSYDKVSVKYDQLKQENLNTKTSYAEIFEINEGLEKDYEELRLEYNDLVDKINELEEELYKIRSVKSHDEYIANKVKEFILKSGD is encoded by the coding sequence ATGAAGTTCGGGAAAGGTATTGTAAAAAAATATTCAAGAGAATATAACAGGACATTGAAGAATGGTGAAAAGAAGAAATATAAAACAGAACAAATTCAGATTACCGTTCCGAAAAATGAAGACATTTATACAAACAAAGAAGAAGTTCTAATTATCCCAAGTTCTGAAATTGAAGATTTTAAAAGTAGAGAAGAAGAAAACGACTTTTTAAAAGCCGCTAATTATCTTTACGTTATGGAAGTAGAAAAATTAAATGAGGAAATAGATATGAATAAAAACTCTACTTTGAAATATGAAAGTGAGATTGAAGAGTTAAAAAGTGAAATAGCTTCTTTAAAAACTATTGAAGAAGAAAATGTTGAACAAATCAAACAGGAAAACGAAGAAATTAAAGATAAACATACCAAATTGATTATCGAAAACGAAAACCTGAAAACCAAGTTCACCAACATGAAAACTGAACATGAAAACTTAAAGAGCAAACATTCCAGAATTAAAGAAGAAAACGAACACCTCAAAAGCAAATGTTCTACTTTAAAAGATGAGCACACTTCAATTAAGGACAGCTACGATAAAGTTTCAGTTAAATACGACCAGTTAAAACAAGAAAACCTCAACACTAAAACCAGTTATGCTGAAATTTTTGAAATCAACGAAGGCTTAGAAAAAGACTATGAAGAACTTCGTTTAGAATATAATGATCTAGTTGATAAAATAAATGAATTAGAAGAAGAATTATATAAAATTAGATCAGTTAAAAGTCACGATGAATACATCGCTAATAAAGTTAAAGAATTTATTTTAAAAAGTGGAGATTAA